GCGTAATAACGACCTTGGCAATTTTGGCAGCTTGGAATGTCACTGAGAAACCGCGCTTGTTTTATGGTTTGATGCTGGCGATGTACAGCGCTCAAATAGGCGTGTTTGTTGCCCAGGATTTGCTGTTGTTCTTCCTGATGTGGGAACTAGAACTCGTTCCTGTGTACTTACTCATCTCCATCTGGGGAGGGCAAAAACGGCGCTATGCAGCTACCAAATTCATTCTCTACACTGCCGCTGCATCAATATTCATCTTGGTAGCAGGCTTTGCAATGGCATTCTCTGGAGATAGCGTCACCTTCGATATGGCAACTCTGGGGATGAGGCAATATCCCAAAGCTTTTGAACTGCTAACTTATGCAGGTTTCTTGATTGCCTTTGGTGTGAAGCTGCCGATTTTCCCTCTACACACTTGGCTCCCTGATGCTCACGGTGAGGCTTCAGCACCTGTTTCGATGATTTTGGCAGGCGTGTTGTTGAAGATGGGTGGTTATGCGCTCATCCGCATCAACGTGGAAATGCTTCCCAATGCCCATGTTTACTTTGCCCCAGTGTTGGTCATTTTAGGTGTGGTAAACATTATTTACGGTGCTTGCTGTGCCTTTGCTCAAACCAATCTCAAGCGCCGCTTGGCTTACTCTTCCATTGCCCACATGGGGTTTGTGCTGATTGGGATTGCCTCCTATACAGAACTTGGCATCAGTGGTGCCATGCTGCAAATGGTTTCCCACGGTTTGATTGCCGCAAGCTTGTTCTTCCTGGCTGGAGTCACTTACGAACGCACCCACACCTTGATGATGGATGAAATGGGGGGACTGGCGAAGGTTATGCCTAAGACCTTTGCTCTGTTCACTGCCGGTGCAATGGCTTCTCTAGCGTTACCAGGGATGAGTGGCTTTATTGGTGAGTTGATGGTGTTTTTGGGCATGACAACGAGTGATGTTTACAGCCCTACTTTCAATGTTGTGGTGCTGCTGCTGGCAGCTGTGGGGCTGATTTTAACTCCTATTTATTTGCTTGACCTACTGCGCCAAGTGTTCTATGGTCAACAGAATTCAAAGTTAGTGATTGAGAAATATTTTGGGGATGCCAAGCCACGTGAGGTGTTTATCACTGCTTGCCTGTTGCTTCCCATCATCGGCATTGGCTTGTATCCGAAGTTGATGACTCAGACATATGATAGGACAACGATGGTCGTAGCCGCCCATGCCCGTCAGGTTCTGCCAGTTATCGCCCAGCAGGAGCCATCAAGTCTGTACTCCCGTCTTTTTCAAGCACCGACATTAGCCACTTCTGAAGTACAAGATTTAATGAGTGTTGCTGAGTAAATATCTGTTCTGCCTCATGTTGAGACAACTCATATAGTCTTTAAGCTCTTCGACCTGTAGAAGTCGAGGAGCTTGAAAGCTGCACATAGTTTGAAAATAAAAAAATCAGCCTAAAAATTAATAAAAATTTTACACCTAAACTCTCCATGTCTTTTAGGCTGGACTACTGTAGTAAATGAGTGAGCAGCTCTGTGCAACGTAGTAAAGTCGTTAACTCCTTTAACCCGTGAAAATTCCAAGTTCAATCTGGACGTTACTCATTGGCATTTTGCTGACCCTCGTCAGCCTGTGGTACGGTCAAAATCATGGTCTCCTGCCGACAGCAGCCTCCGAGGAAGCCACCCTAGTGGACGGTCTGTTCAACGCGATGATGGTCGTCTCCACAGGTATCTTTCTAATTGTCGAAGGTGTTCTGGTATACTGTGCCTTTAAATATCGGCGGCGTGCTGGTGACGATACAGACGGACCACCAGTTGAGGGCAACGTACCTCTAGAAATCCTCTGGACGGCGATCCCGGCTATTATCGTCCTTGGTATTTCAGTTTACAGTTTCGATGTTTACAATGAAATAGGCGGCTTCAATCCCCATGCTGTGCATGAAGCTCCTGTCACCCCACAAGCAATGAAAATACCAGGGGCAGCTATAGCGGCAACTTTAAGTGATACACCCCCAAGCACAGAACCCAACCTCAATCAGGAAAAATCTGATGAGGCAATGCAAGACCCAGCCACAGCATCAGTCCGCAATGCTGACCAAATTCCCCAAAAGCAGAATGCTCCCGGCATAGGGAGTGTTGCTCCCACGATTGGTCCTGTTCCTGGAAAAGAAGGCAAACCACCCGAATTTGTAGTGAACGTCACAGCTTTGCAGTACGCCTGGATTTTTACCTACCCTGAAACAGGTGTTACTTCTGGGGAACTGCACGTTCCTATGGGGCGCGAAGTGCAAATGAATATGACAGCAAACGATGTTATTCACGCCTTTTGGGTGCCAGAGTTTCGCCTGAAGCAAGACGTTATCCCCGGTCGGCAGACCGAAATTCGCTTTACCCCAAGCAAAGAAGGAGATTATGCACTCATCTGTGCAGAACTGTGCGGTCCTTACCACGGTGCTATGAGGACACAAGTTGTTGTCGAAACTCCTCAAAAGTTTGAACAGTGGATGCAAGAACAGCAAGTAGCCAGCGCTGAAGTGCTAAAGCAAGCAGTTGCTGTTAATCCTACCGAGCTATCCCCACATGAATTTCTTGCACCTTACACCAGCGAGATGGGAATTCATCCAGAAATCGTACAACAAATTCACAAGTAGTCATTAGTCATTAGTCATTGGACAAAGGACAACGGACAACAAGGACAACTAAGTTTTTATGACACAAGCACAGGTACAAGAAACAGCCAATATCCCTGCTCTGATTGAGGAACCAGGGGTAAGGCATTGGCGAGACTACTTTACATTTAACACCGACCATAAGGTAATTGGGATTCAATACCTAGTCACAACGTTCATCTTTTACTGTATTGGCGGGGTTTTGGCTGAATTGGTTCGCACGGAACTGCGAACCCCAGAAGTGGATTTTGTCAGCCCAGAAGTTTATAACAGCTTGTTCACGCTGCACGCCACGGTCATGATTTTTTTGTGGATCGTGCCGGCGGGCGTGGGGTTTGCTAACTACCTGATCCCGTTGATGATTGGGGCAAAGGATATGGCATTCCCACGCCTAAATGCTGTTGCTTTTTGGATCATTCCCCCTGCTGGGTTATTGCTCATTAGCAGTTTACTGCTGGGCGATGCACCAGATGCGGGTTGGACTTCCTATCCTCCCCTGAGCCTGGTAACAGGTCAAGTGGGTGAGGGAATTTGGATTATGAGCCTGCTGCTGCTGGGTACATCTTCGATTCTGGGGGGACTCAATTTTATCGTCACCCTGATCAAGATGCGTACCCCAGGTATGGGTTTCTTTCAAATGCCATTGTTTTGCTGGGCAATGTTTTCTACTTCAGCACTGGCTCTGATAGCTACGCCAGTGCTAGCATCTGGTCTAATTCTGCTGGCTTTTGACTTACTTGCAGGAACGACATTTTTTAACCCGACTGGCGGTGGTGACCCAGTAGTTTACCAGCATATGTTCTGGTTTTACTCCCACCCAGCAGTTTACATCATGATTTTGCCCTTCTTTGGGGCAATTTCCGAGGTGATCCCCGTTCATTCCCGCAAGCCGATTTTTGGATATAAAGCGATCGCCTACTCTAGTTTGGCAATCAGCTTTTTAGGTCTAATCGTCTGGGCGCACCATATGTTCACCAGCGGTATCCCCGGTTGGTTGCGGATGTTCTTCATGATCACCACAATGATTATCGCCGTACCCACAGGAATTAAGATTTTCAGTTGGTTGGCAACCATGTGGGGTGGGAAAATCCGGCTCAATAGTGCCATGCTGTTCGCAATGGGCTTTGTCGGGATGTTTGTGATTGGTGGTATCAGTGGCGTCATGTTAGCGGCGGTACCGTTTGATATTCACGTTCACGACACCTATTTTGTGGTAGCCCACCTGCACTACGTTCTGTTTGCGGGTAGTGTTCTCGGCATTTACTCGGGAATTTACCACTGGTTCCCGAAAATGACGGGGCGGATGCTAAATGAATTTTGGGGTAGGGTTCACTTTGCCTTGACTATCGTTGGTCTAAATCTGACCTTCTTGCCCATGCACAAGCTGGGGATGTTGGGTATGAACCGTCGTGTTGCCCAGTATGACCCCAAATTCACGTTTCTGAATGAACTTTGCACCATAGGTGCGTATCTGCTAGCGGTTTCGACATTCCCCTTCATTTTCAATGCGATTTGGAGTTGGATGTACGGACCCAAAGCAGGTAATAATCCCTGGAATGCACTGACCCTAGAGTGGATGACGACCTCACCGCCAGCAATTGAGAATTTCGACCAACTGCCGGTACTGGCTACAGGTCCCTACGACTATGGCTTGGAACATGCTAAAGAGGGTGTACCCTTATCCGATCCCAATCCAGTCTTGTCTGCCGGTCCTAACTCAGTATTACGCGCCGCTCCTGACGAGCCATATCCATCTATCGCTGCTGAGAAAGAATAACGCTGAGCAATGATGAATTATGAATGATGAATGCTAAAAGATTTCTTCATTCATAACTCATAATTCATAATTCACAATTCAATGGAAGATTCATGCAAAGCCAAACTATTGACCCAGCTAAGGCTGACCTGAATTATCACCACCATGCCACAGCAGAGGCTCATCACGAAGAACATCCGGATCATCGCCTCTTTGGGCTGATTATGTTCCTGGTTGCTGAAGGGATGATTTTTATGGGGTTGTTCGGAGCCTATCTGGCTTTCCGTTCTACACTACCTGTTTGGCCTCCAGAAGGCACACCAGAATTAGAACTATTGCTACCCGGAGTTAACACCATTAACCTGATTGCTAGCAGTTTCGTCATCCACAATGCCGATACCGCTATCAAAAAGAACAATGTGTGGGGAATGAGAATTTGGTTCGCCATAACTGCCGCGATGGGTATCACCTTCCTGGTGGGCCAGGTGTATGAATACACCCATCTGGAATTTGGTCTCACCACCAACTTGTTTGCCAGTGCATTTTATGTCTTGACTGGCTTCCACGGTCTGCACGTTACTATTGGAGTTTTGGCAATTCTTGCTGTATTGTGGAGATCGTTTAAAAAGGGTCACTACAGCCAAGAACATCACTTTGGTGTAGAAGCCGCCGAAATCTATTGGCACTTCGTTGACGTGATTTGGATTATCCTCTTCGGTTTACTGTATTTACTGTAGAGACTAATTGTTCTCTTCACTTAATAAAAACCCCATTAGGGGTTTTTTTGTTTTTTTAAGAACTGAAATGAGTGAAAATCATATTAGCAGACCGTTACAGAAGTGTGTTGCGTGGATGGAAGGCGTTTAGTGTAGGAGCTAAAATTTAACAAGACACAAGAGTTCCGACATCATCTTCTGTAGCAGTTCCTTCAATCATTTCTTGGAAAAAGTGATTTTTGGTGGACGTAGGGCTGGAGATTCCGGAAAAAGGATGTTTTTTGTAAATAGTTAGCGAGATGATTAACTGTATCAATATTTTGGGCTAAAGCTGGAAAATTATCAGCTAAAAGCATAGAAAGACGTTGCATTGCAACGTCTCTACATAAGCAATCATGTCTGCAAACCATCTTATGTGAACCGTATTGCCCCCTAACTTGCCATCACCTGCGACGGCGTATAACGCCACAACTGATATAACCGTGTC
The sequence above is a segment of the Mastigocladopsis repens PCC 10914 genome. Coding sequences within it:
- a CDS encoding NAD(P)H-quinone oxidoreductase subunit 4; its protein translation is MLNQFPWLTTIVLFPLLAALPIPFIPDKEGKTLRWYALGVGIADIALITYTFWKHYDLKNPTLQLVESYPWIPQLGLNWSVAVDGLSMPLVLLTGVITTLAILAAWNVTEKPRLFYGLMLAMYSAQIGVFVAQDLLLFFLMWELELVPVYLLISIWGGQKRRYAATKFILYTAAASIFILVAGFAMAFSGDSVTFDMATLGMRQYPKAFELLTYAGFLIAFGVKLPIFPLHTWLPDAHGEASAPVSMILAGVLLKMGGYALIRINVEMLPNAHVYFAPVLVILGVVNIIYGACCAFAQTNLKRRLAYSSIAHMGFVLIGIASYTELGISGAMLQMVSHGLIAASLFFLAGVTYERTHTLMMDEMGGLAKVMPKTFALFTAGAMASLALPGMSGFIGELMVFLGMTTSDVYSPTFNVVVLLLAAVGLILTPIYLLDLLRQVFYGQQNSKLVIEKYFGDAKPREVFITACLLLPIIGIGLYPKLMTQTYDRTTMVVAAHARQVLPVIAQQEPSSLYSRLFQAPTLATSEVQDLMSVAE
- a CDS encoding cytochrome c oxidase subunit II, encoding MKIPSSIWTLLIGILLTLVSLWYGQNHGLLPTAASEEATLVDGLFNAMMVVSTGIFLIVEGVLVYCAFKYRRRAGDDTDGPPVEGNVPLEILWTAIPAIIVLGISVYSFDVYNEIGGFNPHAVHEAPVTPQAMKIPGAAIAATLSDTPPSTEPNLNQEKSDEAMQDPATASVRNADQIPQKQNAPGIGSVAPTIGPVPGKEGKPPEFVVNVTALQYAWIFTYPETGVTSGELHVPMGREVQMNMTANDVIHAFWVPEFRLKQDVIPGRQTEIRFTPSKEGDYALICAELCGPYHGAMRTQVVVETPQKFEQWMQEQQVASAEVLKQAVAVNPTELSPHEFLAPYTSEMGIHPEIVQQIHK
- the ctaD gene encoding cytochrome c oxidase subunit I — its product is MTQAQVQETANIPALIEEPGVRHWRDYFTFNTDHKVIGIQYLVTTFIFYCIGGVLAELVRTELRTPEVDFVSPEVYNSLFTLHATVMIFLWIVPAGVGFANYLIPLMIGAKDMAFPRLNAVAFWIIPPAGLLLISSLLLGDAPDAGWTSYPPLSLVTGQVGEGIWIMSLLLLGTSSILGGLNFIVTLIKMRTPGMGFFQMPLFCWAMFSTSALALIATPVLASGLILLAFDLLAGTTFFNPTGGGDPVVYQHMFWFYSHPAVYIMILPFFGAISEVIPVHSRKPIFGYKAIAYSSLAISFLGLIVWAHHMFTSGIPGWLRMFFMITTMIIAVPTGIKIFSWLATMWGGKIRLNSAMLFAMGFVGMFVIGGISGVMLAAVPFDIHVHDTYFVVAHLHYVLFAGSVLGIYSGIYHWFPKMTGRMLNEFWGRVHFALTIVGLNLTFLPMHKLGMLGMNRRVAQYDPKFTFLNELCTIGAYLLAVSTFPFIFNAIWSWMYGPKAGNNPWNALTLEWMTTSPPAIENFDQLPVLATGPYDYGLEHAKEGVPLSDPNPVLSAGPNSVLRAAPDEPYPSIAAEKE
- a CDS encoding cytochrome c oxidase subunit 3, with product MQSQTIDPAKADLNYHHHATAEAHHEEHPDHRLFGLIMFLVAEGMIFMGLFGAYLAFRSTLPVWPPEGTPELELLLPGVNTINLIASSFVIHNADTAIKKNNVWGMRIWFAITAAMGITFLVGQVYEYTHLEFGLTTNLFASAFYVLTGFHGLHVTIGVLAILAVLWRSFKKGHYSQEHHFGVEAAEIYWHFVDVIWIILFGLLYLL